Proteins found in one Mytilus edulis chromosome 2, xbMytEdul2.2, whole genome shotgun sequence genomic segment:
- the LOC139511013 gene encoding uncharacterized protein, protein MATEGYINLNPRLYKFRFKYEDASVASQMFKKGDYCFTYDLRSAYHHVEIFESHKTYLGFAWVKNRETKYYVFNVLPFGISTAGYIFTKVVRCIVKHLRNSGLKIIMYLDDGLGGADEISQAQETSIVVQKVLKASGFLIAEDKCNWTPSQMWYGWVWYGNLTKAWFQSRKGDFPNC, encoded by the coding sequence atggctacagaagggtacataaaccttaacccACGTCTTTATAAATTCAGATTTAAATATGAAGATGCTAGCGTAGCCAGTCAAATGTTTAAGAAGGGAGATTACTGCTTTACTTACGATTTGAGATCGGCATACCATCATGTAGAGATATTTGAATCACACAAGACATATTTAGGTTTTGCTTGGGTCAAAAATCGTGAAACAAAATATTACGTCTTTAATGTTTTACCATTTGGTATATCTACTGCTGGttatatattcaccaaagttgtAAGGTGTATTGTTAAACATTTACGAAATTCAGGTTTGAAAATTATCATGTATTTAGACGATGGTTTAGGCGGGGCTGACGAGATAAGTCAGGCCCAGGAAACTAGCATAGTTGTTCAGAAAGTACTGAAAGCTTCTGGGTTTTTGATAGCAGAAGATAAATGCAATTGGACACCTAGCCAAATGTGGTATGGTTGGGTTTGGTATGGCAATTTGACAAAGGCATGGTTTCAGTCACGGAAAGGCGACTTTCCAAATTGTTAG